From the Roseateles sp. XES5 genome, one window contains:
- a CDS encoding beta-galactosidase translates to MELGVCYYPEQWPREKWDEDARRMVELGLAWVRIGEFAWSHIEPQSGVFHWEWLDEAVEVLGCAGLKVILGTPTAAPPKWLVDRYPDILPVDAGGVVRKFGARRHYCFSSRRYRLEAARITEAMVRRYGDNPFVHAWQTDNEYGDHDTIHSYSDEAGRAFREWLAARYGTIEEMNRAWGTQFWSMHYNGFDEVDLPNNLVEEPTPTHLVDYFRFSSDQVKSFNKAQVDLIRQHSPGRPVTHNFMSQNTDFDHHKLGEDIDIASWDVYPMGGLINGRLSPEDKARYLRVGDPDQPAFNHDLYRAVGRGRVWVMEQQPGPVNWAAHNQSPADGMVRLWTWLAYAHGVDMVSYFRWRQAPFAQEQFHAGLLLPNSEVDQGYLEVAQVAEEMARLPKGEVREKAAVAIMLDYESRFATRALPQGRGYAASAIALDWYSAVARLGVDVDFIGQHSDLSGYRLVLAPDLVIPDADFIARLKASGAKALFGPRSGSKTRDMHIPADLPPGPLADLLDFRVTRVESLPDFHSEPVLYGNTSHPITGWRELIRTNETVLATFEGPHRTGSPAVIGNEATRYVGTLPRGEFLSKLMGDTLGWAGVASLTDLGDLRLARRGRLHFAFNYGSDPATVPASASASFLVGARELAPVDVAIWTED, encoded by the coding sequence CTGGAGCTTGGCGTCTGCTACTATCCGGAACAGTGGCCGCGCGAGAAATGGGACGAGGATGCCCGCCGCATGGTGGAGCTCGGCCTTGCCTGGGTGCGCATCGGCGAATTCGCCTGGTCGCATATCGAGCCGCAATCCGGCGTCTTCCACTGGGAATGGCTGGACGAGGCTGTCGAGGTGCTCGGCTGCGCCGGTCTCAAGGTCATCCTCGGCACGCCCACCGCCGCCCCGCCGAAGTGGCTGGTCGACCGCTACCCGGATATCCTGCCCGTCGATGCCGGGGGCGTCGTGCGCAAGTTCGGTGCGCGCCGGCACTATTGCTTCTCGAGCCGCCGCTACCGCCTCGAGGCCGCCCGCATCACCGAGGCCATGGTGCGCCGCTATGGCGACAATCCCTTCGTGCACGCCTGGCAGACCGACAACGAATATGGCGACCACGATACCATTCACAGCTATTCCGACGAGGCGGGGCGCGCCTTCCGCGAATGGCTTGCCGCGCGCTACGGCACCATCGAGGAGATGAACCGTGCCTGGGGCACGCAATTCTGGAGCATGCACTATAACGGCTTCGACGAGGTGGACCTGCCGAACAATCTCGTGGAAGAGCCGACGCCGACCCATCTGGTCGATTATTTCCGCTTCTCCTCCGATCAGGTGAAGAGCTTCAACAAGGCGCAGGTCGATCTCATCCGGCAGCATTCGCCGGGCCGCCCGGTGACGCACAATTTCATGTCGCAGAACACCGATTTCGACCATCACAAGCTCGGCGAGGACATCGATATCGCCTCCTGGGATGTCTATCCCATGGGCGGGCTCATCAATGGCCGCCTCAGCCCCGAGGATAAGGCGCGCTACCTGCGCGTCGGCGATCCGGACCAGCCGGCCTTCAACCACGACCTCTACCGCGCCGTCGGCCGTGGCCGGGTCTGGGTCATGGAGCAGCAGCCGGGACCGGTGAACTGGGCCGCTCACAACCAGTCGCCCGCCGATGGCATGGTGCGCCTGTGGACATGGCTCGCCTATGCGCACGGCGTCGACATGGTGTCCTATTTCCGCTGGCGCCAGGCCCCCTTCGCGCAGGAGCAGTTCCACGCCGGCCTGCTCTTGCCGAACAGCGAGGTGGACCAGGGCTATCTGGAGGTGGCGCAGGTCGCCGAGGAAATGGCCCGTCTGCCGAAGGGCGAGGTGCGCGAAAAGGCCGCCGTCGCCATCATGCTGGATTACGAATCGCGCTTTGCCACCCGCGCCCTGCCGCAGGGGCGCGGCTATGCGGCCTCGGCCATCGCGCTCGACTGGTACTCGGCCGTCGCCCGTCTCGGCGTCGATGTCGATTTCATCGGCCAGCATTCCGATCTCTCCGGCTACAGGCTGGTGCTGGCGCCCGACCTCGTCATTCCGGATGCGGATTTCATCGCCCGCCTCAAGGCCTCCGGCGCGAAGGCCCTGTTCGGCCCGCGCAGCGGCAGCAAGACGCGCGACATGCATATTCCCGCCGACCTGCCGCCCGGCCCGCTCGCCGACCTGCTCGATTTCCGCGTGACGCGCGTCGAGTCCCTGCCGGACTTCCACAGCGAGCCGGTGCTCTATGGCAATACGAGCCATCCGATCACCGGCTGGCGGGAACTGATCCGCACCAACGAGACGGTCCTTGCGACATTCGAGGGGCCGCACCGCACCGGCTCCCCGGCGGTGATCGGCAATGAGGCAACGCGCTATGTCGGCACGCTGCCGCGCGGCGAGTTCCTGTCGAAGCTGATGGGCGACACGCTCGGTTGGGCCGGCGTTGCGAGTCTCACCGACCTTGGCGATCTCCGCCTTGCCCGCCGCGGCCGCCTGCACTTCGCCTTCAACTATGGCAGCGATCCCGCGACCGTGCCGGCCTCGGCCTCGGCAAGTTTCCTCGTCGGGGCACGCGAGCTTGCACCCGTCGATGTGGCGATCTGGACGGAAGACTGA
- a CDS encoding extracellular solute-binding protein, which yields MKWKTMTPALVLALQASAGVAHAEGELNIFNWGNYTSPELIKKFEQTYDVKVSITDYDSNDTALAKVRAGGHGFDIAVPSQAYIPVWIEDGLLLETDPGQMENFKNVAPEWANPEFDPGRKYSVPWAWVTTGVVVNTDLYKQPADSWGTVFNPPEELKGKINIVPEMNDVIFAAIKYVGGEQCTDDKAVLKKVRDLLVAAKPSWVAMEYNTINKMSVGEFAATTTWNGAGLRARLANPAVRFNYPREGFAISSDNVVVLKDAQNVENAKLFQNFMMDPENAALNSAFHRYATGIAGAEKFLPDDMKDAPEIVIPAESKAKAEMQRLCPLAAQELYTKIWTGLNK from the coding sequence ATGAAGTGGAAAACGATGACGCCGGCGCTCGTGCTGGCGCTGCAGGCCTCGGCGGGCGTGGCCCATGCCGAAGGTGAACTCAACATTTTCAACTGGGGCAACTATACCAGCCCCGAGCTGATCAAGAAGTTCGAGCAGACCTACGATGTGAAGGTGTCGATCACCGACTACGATTCCAACGACACGGCGCTGGCCAAGGTGCGGGCGGGCGGTCACGGCTTCGACATCGCCGTTCCCTCGCAGGCCTATATCCCCGTGTGGATCGAGGACGGACTGCTTCTGGAAACCGACCCGGGCCAGATGGAGAACTTCAAGAACGTCGCGCCGGAATGGGCCAATCCCGAATTCGACCCCGGCCGCAAATACAGCGTCCCGTGGGCCTGGGTCACGACGGGCGTCGTCGTCAACACCGACCTTTACAAGCAGCCGGCCGACAGCTGGGGCACCGTCTTCAACCCGCCGGAGGAGCTGAAGGGCAAGATCAACATCGTTCCCGAGATGAACGACGTGATCTTCGCGGCGATCAAATATGTCGGCGGCGAGCAGTGCACCGACGACAAGGCGGTTCTCAAGAAGGTCCGCGACCTCCTGGTCGCCGCCAAGCCGTCCTGGGTCGCCATGGAATACAACACGATCAACAAGATGTCCGTCGGCGAGTTCGCCGCGACGACGACGTGGAACGGCGCCGGCCTGCGGGCGCGCCTTGCCAACCCGGCGGTGCGTTTCAACTATCCCAGGGAAGGCTTCGCCATTTCCAGCGACAACGTGGTCGTCCTGAAGGACGCCCAGAATGTCGAGAACGCCAAGCTGTTCCAGAACTTCATGATGGACCCGGAAAACGCCGCCCTGAACTCGGCCTTCCATCGCTATGCCACCGGCATTGCGGGTGCGGAAAAGTTCCTGCCCGACGACATGAAGGACGCGCCGGAAATCGTCATTCCGGCCGAAAGCAAGGCAAAGGCCGAAATGCAGCGCCTCTGCCCGCTGGCGGCCCAGGAGCTCTATACGAAGATCTGGACGGGCCTCAACAAGTAA
- a CDS encoding SDR family oxidoreductase, translated as MTSNTAKKGTVLVTGASRGLGRALAGLYAAAGCRVIACMRQGGDAPLDVADPASIAALGKGLEGQPIDIVINNAAVRGDTGGLDTLDTDDFLAVMRINALAPLLLARALRPNLCAGGRKVLVNISSRAGSLAEGTLDDEDGDYAYRCSKAALNMATVKLAQDFRRDGIAVISLHPGWVRTDMGGEEAAVDVAESAAGLKALIDATTLAESGSFRAYDGRTVAW; from the coding sequence ATGACGTCAAACACCGCTAAGAAGGGCACGGTCCTCGTCACCGGTGCCTCGCGCGGCCTCGGCCGGGCGCTTGCCGGGCTCTATGCCGCGGCCGGCTGCCGCGTCATCGCCTGCATGCGGCAGGGCGGCGATGCGCCGCTCGACGTCGCGGACCCGGCTTCCATCGCGGCGCTCGGCAAGGGGCTGGAGGGTCAGCCGATCGACATCGTCATCAACAATGCCGCGGTCCGCGGCGATACCGGCGGCCTCGATACGCTCGACACGGACGATTTCCTCGCGGTCATGCGCATCAACGCGCTCGCCCCGCTGCTTCTGGCCCGTGCGCTGCGGCCGAACCTCTGCGCCGGTGGCCGCAAGGTGCTGGTCAATATCAGCAGCCGCGCCGGCTCGCTTGCCGAAGGCACGCTCGATGACGAGGACGGCGATTATGCCTATCGCTGCTCCAAGGCGGCGCTGAACATGGCGACGGTGAAGCTGGCGCAGGATTTCCGCCGCGACGGCATCGCCGTCATCTCGCTGCATCCAGGCTGGGTGCGCACGGATATGGGCGGTGAAGAGGCGGCCGTCGACGTTGCGGAAAGCGCCGCCGGCCTCAAGGCGCTGATCGACGCCACGACACTGGCCGAAAGCGGCAGTTTTCGGGCCTATGACGGCCGAACGGTAGCATGGTAA
- a CDS encoding amino acid ABC transporter permease — MSFVRSVRPSNLVILAALPFIVYLFASSGDYQRALRAILGIEPGSGAFVPGFLLLAAAFFAGFAVLVLSRAKVARPRLTLAVGLAGLLATAAIVAGDLVHPFMASVVANGVDSFKSDLVVKGVTPRQLTEAADLMVRGVEAWLWPAYAALLVAGLGLTFAGSRAPVPAESPLRRAGAWLLGLVNGAGLVFVLLFAHLAFASGLATTIRAAIAAYILAAILGLVWVGLLKLRYTRGSLIVFAAMTVVFALLSAWFLLQPRDGYVLTGTLEGKVGIVTNTPSGLISAVRFGQYEGGPTTETPVRTFVTPEQAIEAIGKKEDVSGALLPAAAVPADWPRLWQVEALNDRDRAVGITLAVVAIAIGLLTFGGFLHGRHPLSVGSEFVVDTIRGIPMLVIVLYVGLPLSGALKDATAGVFDPPNLVRGIVAMAIAYSAYLAEIFRSGINAIPAGQIEAAGSLGLNRWQTARLVILPQAFRIVIPPLGNELIAILKDTSLLSILSIRDITQRMREFQSASFLPFAPYNSAAILYILLTLAAASLISLIEKKYDVKHR; from the coding sequence ATGTCGTTCGTCAGAAGCGTGAGGCCCAGCAACCTGGTCATCCTCGCCGCGCTGCCCTTCATCGTCTATCTTTTCGCCTCCTCGGGCGACTACCAGCGGGCGCTACGCGCCATTCTCGGCATCGAGCCGGGCTCGGGCGCTTTCGTGCCGGGCTTCCTGCTGCTCGCCGCGGCCTTTTTCGCCGGTTTCGCCGTGCTGGTCCTGTCGCGGGCCAAGGTGGCGCGGCCGCGCCTGACGCTTGCTGTCGGCCTTGCCGGCCTGCTGGCGACGGCGGCCATCGTTGCCGGCGACCTCGTGCATCCCTTCATGGCCTCCGTGGTGGCGAACGGGGTCGATTCCTTCAAGTCCGATCTCGTCGTCAAGGGCGTCACGCCGCGCCAGCTGACGGAGGCCGCCGATCTCATGGTGCGCGGCGTCGAGGCCTGGCTCTGGCCGGCCTATGCGGCGCTGCTCGTCGCCGGTCTCGGCCTCACCTTCGCCGGCAGCCGCGCGCCCGTTCCGGCCGAAAGCCCGCTGCGCCGGGCCGGCGCCTGGCTGCTCGGCCTCGTCAACGGCGCGGGCCTCGTCTTCGTTCTCCTCTTTGCCCATCTCGCCTTCGCCTCCGGCCTTGCCACGACCATCCGCGCCGCCATCGCCGCCTATATTCTCGCGGCCATTCTCGGCCTCGTCTGGGTCGGCCTCCTCAAGTTGCGCTATACGCGTGGCAGCCTCATCGTCTTCGCCGCGATGACGGTCGTCTTCGCCCTGCTCTCCGCCTGGTTCCTGCTGCAGCCGCGCGACGGCTACGTGCTTACGGGCACGCTGGAGGGCAAGGTCGGCATCGTCACCAACACGCCGTCCGGTCTCATCAGCGCCGTGCGCTTCGGCCAGTATGAGGGCGGCCCGACGACCGAAACGCCGGTGCGCACCTTCGTCACGCCCGAACAGGCCATCGAGGCCATCGGCAAGAAGGAGGATGTCAGCGGCGCGCTGCTGCCCGCCGCCGCCGTTCCCGCCGACTGGCCGCGCCTCTGGCAGGTCGAGGCGCTGAACGACCGCGACCGTGCGGTCGGCATCACGCTCGCCGTCGTCGCCATCGCCATCGGCCTGCTCACCTTCGGCGGCTTCCTGCATGGCCGTCATCCGCTGTCGGTCGGCTCCGAATTCGTGGTCGATACGATCCGCGGCATCCCCATGCTGGTCATCGTGCTCTATGTCGGCCTGCCGCTGTCGGGCGCGCTGAAGGATGCGACGGCGGGCGTCTTCGATCCGCCGAACCTCGTGCGCGGCATCGTCGCCATGGCCATCGCCTATTCCGCCTATCTCGCCGAAATCTTCCGCTCGGGCATCAATGCCATTCCGGCGGGACAGATCGAGGCGGCCGGCAGCCTCGGGCTCAACCGCTGGCAGACGGCGCGGCTCGTCATCCTGCCGCAGGCCTTCCGCATCGTCATCCCGCCGCTCGGCAACGAGCTGATCGCCATCCTCAAGGACACGTCGCTGCTGTCGATCCTGTCGATCCGTGACATCACCCAGCGCATGCGCGAGTTCCAGTCGGCAAGCTTCCTGCCTTTCGCGCCCTACAATTCCGCGGCGATCCTCTACATCCTGCTGACGCTCGCGGCGGCAAGCCTCATCAGCCTGATCGAGAAGAAGTATGACGTCAAACACCGCTAA
- a CDS encoding transporter substrate-binding domain-containing protein encodes MRKFVATLALAAFMAGGAHAADLGGKLLKVGSDTTSPPMESIDPASGQIVGFDIDVVNAICAKINCQAEFVTTGWDGIFAALDQGNFDLVASGVSITDERKKAMDFSDPYIVNSQAVLTRAEDQGITLDKFKAEGKKLSAQANTTDAQVAEGVVGKENVVAYDSFSAAIIALKNKDVDGVVINGANAAAYEREFAGELVASIKDLESDPLGLVFRKGDENVAAFNEGLKAIKDDGTLDKLIAKYWGLK; translated from the coding sequence ATGAGGAAATTCGTTGCAACGCTCGCATTGGCCGCCTTCATGGCGGGTGGTGCCCATGCGGCCGATCTCGGCGGCAAGCTCCTGAAGGTCGGGTCCGACACGACCTCGCCGCCGATGGAGAGCATCGATCCGGCGAGCGGCCAGATCGTCGGCTTCGATATCGATGTCGTGAACGCCATCTGCGCCAAGATCAATTGCCAGGCCGAATTCGTGACGACCGGCTGGGACGGCATCTTCGCCGCGCTCGACCAGGGCAATTTCGACCTCGTCGCGTCCGGCGTCTCGATCACCGATGAGCGCAAGAAGGCGATGGATTTCTCCGACCCCTATATCGTCAACAGCCAGGCTGTGCTGACGCGCGCCGAGGACCAGGGCATCACGCTCGACAAATTCAAGGCCGAGGGCAAGAAGCTCTCCGCCCAGGCCAATACGACGGACGCGCAGGTTGCCGAAGGCGTCGTCGGCAAGGAAAACGTCGTCGCCTATGACAGCTTCAGCGCTGCCATCATCGCGCTCAAGAACAAGGACGTCGACGGCGTCGTCATCAACGGCGCGAATGCCGCCGCCTATGAGCGCGAATTCGCCGGCGAACTCGTCGCCTCCATCAAGGATCTCGAATCCGATCCGCTCGGCCTCGTCTTCCGCAAGGGCGACGAGAATGTCGCTGCCTTCAACGAAGGCCTGAAGGCGATCAAGGACGACGGCACGCTCGACAAGCTGATCGCCAAATATTGGGGCCTCAAGTAA
- a CDS encoding LacI family DNA-binding transcriptional regulator — translation MQRPTIKTIAQETGLSIATVSKALNDSPQVRPETRAIVVAAAERVGYQLNMHGVQLRTGKTYQVAAIMTAPGPKQNEWEGVEYAQLLSGISWALEESPYRVSLYAVRNFEESLATIQQIVSLKKADGIIVSGTRADDPRVRIMQEADFPFVTYGTTIRNAPHAFVDADNEQMIRHSVARLAERGHRRIALVNPLAELSYSITRLDAYRRALEVAGLAFDPTLVAHGHLTPAFGRENVLAMSVLANPPTAYICANEASALGAFSGFHARGLVHGRDAVINATDDLNVSQYFAPPITTYFLPIHEPSELLGQYILRRMEGEPPEALQALIMPKLIERSDDRLA, via the coding sequence ATGCAGAGACCGACGATCAAGACCATCGCGCAGGAAACGGGCCTCTCGATCGCCACCGTATCGAAGGCGCTGAACGATAGCCCGCAGGTGCGGCCGGAAACACGGGCCATCGTCGTCGCCGCCGCCGAGCGCGTCGGCTACCAGCTCAACATGCATGGCGTGCAGCTTCGCACGGGAAAGACCTACCAGGTCGCCGCCATCATGACCGCGCCCGGCCCCAAGCAGAACGAATGGGAAGGCGTCGAATATGCCCAGCTTCTCAGCGGCATTTCCTGGGCGCTGGAGGAAAGCCCCTACCGCGTCTCGCTCTATGCCGTGCGCAATTTCGAGGAAAGCCTTGCGACGATCCAGCAGATCGTCTCGCTGAAGAAGGCCGACGGCATCATCGTCTCCGGCACGCGCGCTGACGATCCGCGCGTGCGCATCATGCAGGAGGCCGATTTCCCCTTCGTCACCTACGGCACGACGATCCGCAATGCGCCGCATGCCTTCGTCGATGCCGACAACGAGCAGATGATCCGCCATTCTGTGGCGCGCCTTGCCGAACGCGGCCACCGCCGCATCGCGCTGGTCAACCCGCTGGCCGAGCTCAGCTATTCCATCACCCGCCTCGATGCCTATCGCCGCGCGCTCGAGGTCGCCGGCCTTGCCTTCGATCCGACCCTCGTCGCGCATGGCCATCTCACCCCCGCCTTCGGCCGCGAGAACGTGCTTGCCATGTCCGTGCTCGCCAATCCGCCGACGGCCTATATCTGCGCCAACGAAGCCTCGGCGCTCGGCGCCTTCTCCGGTTTCCACGCCCGCGGCCTCGTGCATGGCCGGGATGCCGTCATCAACGCGACCGACGATCTCAACGTCAGCCAGTATTTCGCCCCGCCCATCACCACCTATTTCCTGCCGATCCACGAGCCGAGCGAGCTGCTTGGCCAGTACATCCTGCGCCGCATGGAAGGCGAACCGCCGGAGGCCTTGCAGGCGCTCATCATGCCCAAGCTGATCGAGCGCTCGGACGACCGGCTGGCATGA
- a CDS encoding aminotransferase class III-fold pyridoxal phosphate-dependent enzyme has protein sequence MTDARQDETAAIEALLREGYGIAGAITPLPGEHDLNYRVEAADGTRYLLKLHAPGDADDLAMQIAVLDHLEDTAPGLPVSRALADRMGRQSFAADIRGPRTARLLTWLSGDVWSRAATRHEESVSTLGGLLGALDRSLQGFSHAGAKRLYAWDIGRADTHLENLRFIDDAEKHAAVAAILERFAAAVLPRLQSCPRQVIHNDANDYNVLLDAGGRVSGLLDFGDMVETFRVVEIAVAGAYALIGAADPVETIARLAAAYHSVNAISATEAELVFDLVCTRYAVSMCMAARQIRDNPDNTYLLVSQEDVWRELRRLQQENRALAIARIRDACGFAPVPHAPRVERWLERNAHDFAAVIRPGIAKPRVLALDLTAAGPDWSTLDADGAERLIEARVAEAGADFAIGLYGEDRAVYKGDAYETGLAGARRTVHLGIDLFAPAGEPVHAPFAGKVAFIHDDAVAFGFGPTVLLEHRTDEGDVFWTLYGHLSRQGVQKLSLGQAIARGEAFAAFGAATENGNWSPHLHFQVVTDHLGLEGRMHGVGVGDHWQVWQAVSPDPSVVFGFATPASVIVARDKDFLVRERHRRIGRSLSIAYSAAPLKIVGGEGAHLIDADGNRWLDMVNNVCHVGHCHPRVVRAAQTQMARLNTNSRYLHDSLVEYSRRLAALFPDPLNVCFFVNSGSEANDLAIRLARAYTGNRDVITVDHAYHGHLSSLIDVSPYKFAGKGGEGCPPHVRVAKMPDLYRGRFRYGDGDAGRKYAEDVRRQVEALAAEGRRPALFFSEGILGTGGQLTLPENYLKEAYAHIRAAGGLCLADEVQVGFGRVGSHMWAHETQGVVPDIVTMGKPIGNGHPMAAVVTTEAIAAAFANGMEYFNTFGGNPVSAEIGLAVLDVIRDERLMHHCRTVGDRLMDGARALAERHAIIGDVRGYGLFNGIELVRDRQTLEPAAAELDVVIAEMKRKHRILLSSEGPHHNVLKVKPPAPFSAADCDRFLAALDETLGALAR, from the coding sequence ATGACCGACGCACGGCAGGACGAGACGGCGGCAATCGAAGCCTTGCTGCGGGAAGGCTATGGCATCGCCGGGGCCATCACGCCGCTGCCGGGCGAACACGATCTCAACTACCGCGTCGAGGCGGCGGATGGCACGCGTTATCTCCTGAAGCTGCACGCGCCGGGCGATGCGGACGATCTCGCCATGCAGATCGCCGTGCTCGATCACCTCGAGGACACGGCGCCCGGTCTTCCGGTCTCGCGCGCCCTCGCCGACCGGATGGGCCGGCAGTCCTTTGCCGCCGATATCCGCGGCCCGCGCACAGCGCGCCTGCTCACCTGGCTGTCGGGGGACGTCTGGTCGCGCGCCGCCACGCGTCATGAAGAAAGCGTCTCGACGCTGGGCGGCCTGCTCGGTGCGCTCGACCGCAGCCTCCAGGGCTTCTCGCATGCCGGGGCAAAGCGCCTCTATGCCTGGGATATCGGCCGGGCGGACACGCATCTGGAAAACCTTCGCTTCATCGACGACGCGGAAAAGCACGCGGCCGTCGCGGCCATTCTGGAGCGCTTCGCCGCTGCGGTGCTGCCGCGCCTTCAGTCCTGCCCGCGCCAGGTCATCCACAACGATGCCAATGACTACAATGTGCTGCTCGATGCCGGCGGGCGCGTCAGCGGCCTGCTCGATTTCGGCGATATGGTCGAGACGTTCCGCGTGGTCGAGATCGCCGTCGCCGGCGCCTATGCGCTGATTGGCGCGGCCGATCCTGTCGAGACCATTGCCCGTCTTGCCGCCGCCTATCATTCCGTCAACGCCATCAGCGCAACGGAAGCGGAGCTTGTCTTCGATCTCGTCTGCACCCGTTATGCCGTCAGCATGTGCATGGCCGCGAGACAAATCCGCGACAACCCGGACAATACCTATCTTCTGGTCAGCCAGGAGGATGTCTGGCGCGAGCTTCGCCGCCTGCAGCAAGAGAACCGCGCGCTCGCCATCGCCCGCATCCGCGATGCCTGCGGCTTCGCGCCGGTTCCGCATGCGCCCCGCGTCGAACGCTGGCTGGAGCGCAACGCCCATGATTTCGCCGCCGTCATCCGCCCGGGCATCGCAAAGCCCAGGGTGCTTGCCCTCGATCTCACGGCGGCGGGGCCGGACTGGTCCACGCTGGATGCGGACGGCGCCGAACGGCTGATCGAGGCGCGTGTCGCCGAGGCCGGCGCGGATTTCGCCATCGGCCTCTACGGCGAGGACCGCGCCGTCTACAAGGGCGATGCCTACGAGACCGGCTTGGCCGGTGCGCGCCGAACGGTGCATCTCGGCATCGACCTCTTCGCACCGGCCGGCGAGCCGGTGCATGCGCCCTTTGCCGGCAAGGTTGCCTTCATCCACGACGACGCCGTCGCCTTCGGCTTCGGCCCGACGGTTCTACTCGAACATCGCACCGATGAGGGCGATGTCTTCTGGACGCTCTATGGGCATCTCTCCCGCCAGGGCGTCCAGAAGCTCTCTCTGGGGCAGGCCATCGCCAGAGGCGAGGCTTTTGCCGCCTTCGGCGCTGCCACGGAAAACGGCAACTGGTCGCCCCACCTGCATTTCCAGGTCGTCACCGATCACCTCGGTCTCGAAGGCCGCATGCATGGCGTCGGCGTCGGCGATCACTGGCAGGTCTGGCAGGCGGTGAGCCCGGATCCGAGCGTGGTCTTCGGTTTTGCCACGCCCGCTTCCGTCATCGTGGCGCGCGACAAGGATTTCCTGGTGCGCGAGCGCCATCGCCGCATCGGCCGTTCGCTCTCCATCGCCTATTCCGCCGCACCGCTGAAGATCGTCGGCGGGGAGGGCGCGCACCTCATCGACGCGGACGGCAACCGCTGGCTCGACATGGTCAACAATGTCTGCCACGTCGGCCATTGCCATCCGCGCGTCGTCAGGGCGGCGCAGACGCAGATGGCAAGGCTCAACACCAATTCGCGCTACCTGCACGATTCGCTGGTGGAATATTCCCGCCGCCTCGCCGCGCTCTTTCCCGACCCGCTGAATGTCTGCTTCTTCGTGAATTCGGGCAGCGAGGCGAACGACCTCGCCATCCGCCTGGCTCGCGCCTATACCGGCAACCGCGATGTGATAACGGTCGACCATGCCTATCACGGCCATCTGTCGAGCCTCATCGACGTCAGTCCCTACAAGTTCGCCGGCAAGGGCGGCGAAGGCTGCCCACCGCATGTGCGCGTCGCCAAAATGCCGGATCTTTATCGCGGCCGCTTCCGCTACGGCGACGGCGATGCCGGGAGAAAATACGCCGAGGATGTGCGCCGGCAGGTCGAGGCGCTGGCGGCGGAAGGCCGCCGCCCGGCGCTGTTCTTCAGCGAGGGCATCCTGGGCACCGGCGGCCAGCTCACCCTGCCGGAAAATTACCTGAAGGAAGCCTATGCCCATATCCGGGCGGCCGGCGGCCTCTGCCTTGCAGACGAAGTCCAGGTCGGCTTCGGCCGCGTCGGCAGCCACATGTGGGCGCACGAGACGCAGGGCGTCGTCCCCGACATCGTCACCATGGGCAAGCCGATCGGCAACGGCCATCCCATGGCCGCCGTCGTCACAACGGAGGCCATCGCTGCCGCCTTCGCCAACGGCATGGAATATTTCAACACCTTCGGCGGCAATCCCGTCTCCGCCGAGATCGGCCTTGCCGTGCTCGACGTCATCAGGGACGAGCGCCTGATGCACCATTGCAGGACGGTCGGCGACCGGTTGATGGATGGCGCCAGGGCACTGGCCGAACGTCATGCGATCATTGGCGATGTGCGCGGCTACGGTCTCTTCAACGGCATCGAGCTTGTCCGCGACCGGCAAACGCTGGAGCCGGCGGCGGCGGAACTCGATGTCGTCATCGCCGAGATGAAGCGCAAGCACCGCATCCTGCTCTCCAGCGAGGGCCCGCATCACAATGTCCTGAAGGTGAAGCCGCCGGCGCCCTTCAGCGCGGCGGATTGCGACCGCTTCCTCGCCGCCCTCGACGAAACCCTCGGCGCGCTCGCGCGCTGA